In a single window of the Microscilla marina ATCC 23134 genome:
- a CDS encoding toxin-antitoxin system YwqK family antitoxin, whose product MLRVSIILCFLWAVPFGAFAQMPPGKFDLDLELKHREGRTYKEEKYYKNGKLDSVYRKWDAATGQKLTEGYYIEGKRHGEWTEWLSNTQRHNYMRFTYAHDTLKKLYHYYGWASSKNDSIKSHEYLYKFDPNGKKYIEHRISWSREYIGKKTKS is encoded by the coding sequence ATGTTGAGAGTAAGTATTATATTATGTTTTTTGTGGGCAGTGCCGTTTGGGGCATTTGCCCAAATGCCTCCAGGTAAATTTGATTTAGACTTAGAGCTTAAGCACCGTGAAGGGAGAACTTATAAAGAAGAAAAGTATTACAAAAATGGCAAGCTCGATAGTGTATACCGCAAGTGGGATGCCGCTACCGGGCAAAAACTCACTGAGGGCTACTATATAGAAGGCAAACGCCACGGGGAATGGACGGAGTGGCTCAGCAATACCCAACGCCACAACTATATGCGCTTTACTTATGCGCATGACACCCTTAAAAAGTTGTATCATTATTATGGTTGGGCAAGCTCTAAAAATGATTCAATTAAAAGCCATGAATACTTATATAAATTTGACCCTAACGGGAAAAAATATATTGAGCATAGGATTAGTTGGAGTCGTGAGTACATAGGGAAAAAAACGAAGAGTTGA